A window from Zonotrichia albicollis isolate bZonAlb1 chromosome 8, bZonAlb1.hap1, whole genome shotgun sequence encodes these proteins:
- the NASP gene encoding nuclear autoantigenic sperm protein isoform X2 encodes MQSSAIAAPPCVEPAPASQTRMAEELAAPSTSTDKTDSMDVDGESKKLLGLGQKHLVMGNIPAAVNAFQEAASLLGKKYGETADECAEAFFYYGKSLLELARMENGVLGNALEGVQVEEEGEKAEEDSALPAADEETREELREQVYNAMGEKEEAKKSTEESTVHSEKEVKEEDVEMKEIKEEPKEAAADKDAKLEEAEEKTENSVGKEEISEEQKKQVPVKEEAAVEEKEVEEEQKAVPEDKVEKAAEEKERTTEVSDKEAKAAGEEAEAGEVAVEEKGETGEQAAEAAEKEPAEEKGEALEGQAETAVEEKAEAQAAAAVEQKETAEGDAEVAEQKKAEEKHEPVETVTEEKQGESKETESSKEPVPTEGKEPPNDMEEKAEVATKVEKEEKKGDLMEEGEGAKVEKEETDDLMEEGEETEESEEEDKENDKADDDKENELTVEDKESEEDEIGNLELAWDMLELAKVIYKRQETKEAQLHAAQAHLKLGEVSIESENYTQAIEEFQACLALQQKYLEAHDRLLAESHYQLALAYHYNSDFDEAVLQFGKSMEVIDKRLAILTERIKKADTGSPEDEKEIEELKGLLPEIKEKIEDSKESQKSAKVAELGLKATLVGTTSGFAQSEDSGTVSTIPVRKGADAASQCVTDISHLVRKKTEKRPQAESGAAVESTV; translated from the exons ATGCAATCCTCGGCCATCGCCGCTCCTCCCTGCGTTGAGCCCGCGCCGGCCTCCCAGACTAG GATGGCAGAGgaactggcagctccttccacaTCCACGGACAAGACAGACAG TATGGATGTGGATGGAGAATCAAAGAAACTATTGGGTTTGGGACAGAAGCACTTGGTAATGGGAAATATTCCAGCTGCTGTGAATGCTTTCCAGGAAGCTGCAAGCTTACT GGGTAAAAAGTATGGTGAGACAGCGGATGAATGTGCAGaagcttttttttattatggAAAATCTCTCCTGGAGTTGGCAAG AATGGAAAATGGTGTGCTGGGAAATGCCTTAGAAGGGGTGCAggtagaagaggaaggagagaaagcagaagaagACTCTGCACTGCCAGCTGCTGATG AAGAAACAAGGGAGGAGTTGAGAGAACAGGTTTATAACGCCATGGGGGAAAAGGAAGAGGCCAAAAAGTCCACGGAAGAGTCTACAGTGCACTCTGAGAAGGAAGTCAAAGAAGAAGATGTTGAAATGAAAGAGATTAAAGAAGAACCCAAAGAAGCAGCTGCTGACAAGGATGCAAAACTTGAAGAGGCTGAAGAGAAGActgagaattctgtgggaaaagaagaaatttcagAAGAGCAGAAGAAGCAGGTGCCTGTGAAAGAGGAGGCAGCTGTGGAAGAGAAAGAGGTAGAAGAAGAGCAGAAGGCAGTGCCTGAGGACAAGGTAGAGAAGGCAGctgaggagaaggagagaaCGACAGAAGTGTCAGACAAGGAGGCAAAGGCAGCTGGGGAAGAGGCTGAAGCAGGAGAAGTGGCTGTGGAAGAGAAGGGAGAGACGGGAGAacaggcagcagaagcagcagaaaaagagccagctgaggagaagggagaggCTCTAGAAGGGCAGGCAGAGACAGCTGTGGAAGAGAAGGCagaagcacaggcagcagctgctgtggaacaGAAAGAAACTGCAGAAGGGGATGCAGAGGTGGCTGAACAAAAGAAGGCAGAAGAGAAACATGAGCCAGTAGAGACAGTTACAGAAGAGAAGCAAGGTGAATCTAAAGAGACAGAGTCCTCAAAGGAACCTGTGCCCACAGAGGGCAAAGAGCCACCTAATGACATGGAAGAAAAGGCTGAAGTTGCTACTAAGgtagagaaagaggaaaagaaaggtgACCTGATGGAAGAGGGTGAAGGTGCTAaggtagaaaaagaagagacagATGACCTGATGGAAGAGGGAGAAG AAACAGAAGAATCTGAAGAAGAAGATAAAGAAAATGATAAAGCTGATGATGATAAGGAGAATGAATTGACAGTGGAAGACAAG GAAAGTGAGGAGGATGAAATTGGCAATCTTGAGCTAGCCTGGGACATGCTGGAGTTAGCAAAAGTCATTTACAAAAG ACAAGAAACAAAAGAAGCTCAGCTCCACGCAGCTCAAGCTCATCTGAAGTTAGGAGAAGTTAGCATTGAATCTG AAAACTACACACAGGCAATAGAGGAGTTCCAGgcctgcctggccctgcagcagaaGTACCTGGAGGCCCATGACAGGCTGCTGGCCGAGAGCCACTACCAGCTCGCCCTGGCCTACCACTACAACAGCGACTTTGACGAGGCCGTGCTGCAGTTTGGGAAGTCCATGGAGGTCATAGACAAGAGACTGG CAATACTGACTGAGCGAATAAAGAAGGCAGACACTGGGTCCCCTGAGGATGAGAAGGAGATAGAAGAACTGAAGGGACTGCTTCCTGAAATTAAAGAGAAGATAGAAGATTCGAAGGAGTCACAGAAAAGTGCAAAAGTAGCTGAGCTAGGACTGAAAGCAACTCTG GTTGGAACTACATCTGGCTTTGCACAAAGTGAAGACAGTGGCACTGTGTCCACA ATCCCAGTAAGGAAAGGAGCTGATGCTGCATCTCAGTGTGTAACAGACATCTCTCATCTAGTCAGGAAAAAG
- the NASP gene encoding nuclear autoantigenic sperm protein isoform X1 produces the protein MQSSAIAAPPCVEPAPASQTRMAEELAAPSTSTDKTDSMDVDGESKKLLGLGQKHLVMGNIPAAVNAFQEAASLLGKKYGETADECAEAFFYYGKSLLELARMENGVLGNALEGVQVEEEGEKAEEDSALPAADEETREELREQVYNAMGEKEEAKKSTEESTVHSEKEVKEEDVEMKEIKEEPKEAAADKDAKLEEAEEKTENSVGKEEISEEQKKQVPVKEEAAVEEKEVEEEQKAVPEDKVEKAAEEKERTTEVSDKEAKAAGEEAEAGEVAVEEKGETGEQAAEAAEKEPAEEKGEALEGQAETAVEEKAEAQAAAAVEQKETAEGDAEVAEQKKAEEKHEPVETVTEEKQGESKETESSKEPVPTEGKEPPNDMEEKAEVATKVEKEEKKGDLMEEGEGAKVEKEETDDLMEEGEETEESEEEDKENDKADDDKENELTVEDKESEEDEIGNLELAWDMLELAKVIYKRQETKEAQLHAAQAHLKLGEVSIESENYTQAIEEFQACLALQQKYLEAHDRLLAESHYQLALAYHYNSDFDEAVLQFGKSMEVIDKRLAILTERIKKADTGSPEDEKEIEELKGLLPEIKEKIEDSKESQKSAKVAELGLKATLVGTTSGFAQSEDSGTVSTIPVRKGADAASQCVTDISHLVRKKRKPEEETHQGDNEAKKSKPEPAVNGGGGDSVPRGNEVAEKMEEETEKRPQAESGAAVESTV, from the exons ATGCAATCCTCGGCCATCGCCGCTCCTCCCTGCGTTGAGCCCGCGCCGGCCTCCCAGACTAG GATGGCAGAGgaactggcagctccttccacaTCCACGGACAAGACAGACAG TATGGATGTGGATGGAGAATCAAAGAAACTATTGGGTTTGGGACAGAAGCACTTGGTAATGGGAAATATTCCAGCTGCTGTGAATGCTTTCCAGGAAGCTGCAAGCTTACT GGGTAAAAAGTATGGTGAGACAGCGGATGAATGTGCAGaagcttttttttattatggAAAATCTCTCCTGGAGTTGGCAAG AATGGAAAATGGTGTGCTGGGAAATGCCTTAGAAGGGGTGCAggtagaagaggaaggagagaaagcagaagaagACTCTGCACTGCCAGCTGCTGATG AAGAAACAAGGGAGGAGTTGAGAGAACAGGTTTATAACGCCATGGGGGAAAAGGAAGAGGCCAAAAAGTCCACGGAAGAGTCTACAGTGCACTCTGAGAAGGAAGTCAAAGAAGAAGATGTTGAAATGAAAGAGATTAAAGAAGAACCCAAAGAAGCAGCTGCTGACAAGGATGCAAAACTTGAAGAGGCTGAAGAGAAGActgagaattctgtgggaaaagaagaaatttcagAAGAGCAGAAGAAGCAGGTGCCTGTGAAAGAGGAGGCAGCTGTGGAAGAGAAAGAGGTAGAAGAAGAGCAGAAGGCAGTGCCTGAGGACAAGGTAGAGAAGGCAGctgaggagaaggagagaaCGACAGAAGTGTCAGACAAGGAGGCAAAGGCAGCTGGGGAAGAGGCTGAAGCAGGAGAAGTGGCTGTGGAAGAGAAGGGAGAGACGGGAGAacaggcagcagaagcagcagaaaaagagccagctgaggagaagggagaggCTCTAGAAGGGCAGGCAGAGACAGCTGTGGAAGAGAAGGCagaagcacaggcagcagctgctgtggaacaGAAAGAAACTGCAGAAGGGGATGCAGAGGTGGCTGAACAAAAGAAGGCAGAAGAGAAACATGAGCCAGTAGAGACAGTTACAGAAGAGAAGCAAGGTGAATCTAAAGAGACAGAGTCCTCAAAGGAACCTGTGCCCACAGAGGGCAAAGAGCCACCTAATGACATGGAAGAAAAGGCTGAAGTTGCTACTAAGgtagagaaagaggaaaagaaaggtgACCTGATGGAAGAGGGTGAAGGTGCTAaggtagaaaaagaagagacagATGACCTGATGGAAGAGGGAGAAG AAACAGAAGAATCTGAAGAAGAAGATAAAGAAAATGATAAAGCTGATGATGATAAGGAGAATGAATTGACAGTGGAAGACAAG GAAAGTGAGGAGGATGAAATTGGCAATCTTGAGCTAGCCTGGGACATGCTGGAGTTAGCAAAAGTCATTTACAAAAG ACAAGAAACAAAAGAAGCTCAGCTCCACGCAGCTCAAGCTCATCTGAAGTTAGGAGAAGTTAGCATTGAATCTG AAAACTACACACAGGCAATAGAGGAGTTCCAGgcctgcctggccctgcagcagaaGTACCTGGAGGCCCATGACAGGCTGCTGGCCGAGAGCCACTACCAGCTCGCCCTGGCCTACCACTACAACAGCGACTTTGACGAGGCCGTGCTGCAGTTTGGGAAGTCCATGGAGGTCATAGACAAGAGACTGG CAATACTGACTGAGCGAATAAAGAAGGCAGACACTGGGTCCCCTGAGGATGAGAAGGAGATAGAAGAACTGAAGGGACTGCTTCCTGAAATTAAAGAGAAGATAGAAGATTCGAAGGAGTCACAGAAAAGTGCAAAAGTAGCTGAGCTAGGACTGAAAGCAACTCTG GTTGGAACTACATCTGGCTTTGCACAAAGTGAAGACAGTGGCACTGTGTCCACA ATCCCAGTAAGGAAAGGAGCTGATGCTGCATCTCAGTGTGTAACAGACATCTCTCATCTAGTCAGGAAAAAG